ATGTCGGTGATCTGGCGGCTGGCGCCTTCAATCTCGCGCATGGCGTGACTGGTGCGGGTGGCCACCTCACCGCCGCGCTCGGCCTGCTCGCGGGCGCTGCGGGCCAGCTGGTCGGCGTGGCCGGCGTTGTCGGCGCTCTGGCGCACGATGGAGGTCATCTCTTCCATCGACGCTGCAGTTTCTTCCAGGCTCGAGGCCTGTTCCTGCGTGCGATGCGAGAGGTCGTCGTTGCCGCGCGAGATCTGCTCCGCGGCGGTCGACACGATCTGGGAGCCCTGCTGCAACTCGCGCACGATGCCCACCAGCTTGGTGCGCATGCGCTCGAGTGCTTCGAGCATGCTGTCGGGCGAAAAGCTGGTATCGCCGTGCGCCACGAGGTCGCCATCGGCAATGCGTGCCGCCATGGCCAGTGCAAACGCCGGCTCGCCGCCAATGCTCAGGCGGATGCTGCGCATGGAGCGCCACACCACACCGATCACCAGCAGACCGACCAAGCCCGCTTCGAGCAGGCTCACCATCAATGCATGGTGGAACTGCGCATTGATGTCCACGAAGTACGCGCCCGAGGCCACATGCAGGTCCCAGGGCTTGTACCAGGTGGTGTAGGTGATCTTGTGTTCGTCCTGCTTGCCGCCCGGCATGGGCCACATGTATTCGGTAACGCCGGCGCCGTCGCGCTGGTCGGCTTCCATCATGTGGCGATACATGAAGGTGCCCTGGCTATCCGCCTCGTCGCGGACACTGAGGCCCACGCGCTTGGGCATGATCGGATGCATGCGCATCACGAAGTTGGAATCGAATGCGTAGACATAGCCCGCGCCCTTGTTCCAGCGCAGCGCGGATACCGCCGCCAGCGCCTGTTTCCTGGCTTCCCCATCGCTGAGCTGGCCAGCGTCGACGCGCGCGCGGTAGCTGTCCAGCAGCGAGATGGCCGTGTTCACTTCGTCGTTCAGCGCACTGACGCGCGCATCCATCTGCAGCCGCCGGCTATCGAGCGCGGACACGAAGGTGAGCGTTGCCAGCCCCGCCACGACAAAGGCGATCACCAGCCACACCTTGGCGGCCAGGCTCATTCGATCGATGTATTGGAGCGGAGACGTCATGGGGGGACACCTGAAAGATGACTTGGGCCACCGGCAGGGGCCCGCTATGGAATGGATCTGGTTCGCCTTGGATTACCCTGACGCCGGCCGCAGGCCGACGCGCCGCGGCTTCCTGTCGCGACTGATGAATGGGTGGTGGATGGATACGCCGGCACCGGTATCACGGGATGTCTCCGGCGGTGTCACGGGTCAGCCGGCGCTGCGCATGACGCGCGCCAACGAACCATTCTTCCGACGGGCGGCGTCGCTCCTGCGTCGCCGCCCGCTGAATCAGGCCGCCTTGCGACGACCCTGCATGCGAACCAGGCCGGCGATGTCGACGATCAGCGCCACGGAACCATCCGCCAGGATGGTCGCGCCGGAAACGCCCTGCACGCGGCGGTAATTGGCTTCGAGCGATTTCACCACGGCCTGCTGCTGGCCGATCAGGCCGTCCACGAACAGGCCCACGCGCGCACCGTCGCCTTCCACCACCACCATCAAGCCTTCGTCGATGGCATGGATGGCGTTGTCGCAGGCAAACGCGTCGTGCAGGCGGATCACCGGCAGGTATTCCCCACGGAAGCGGAACAGCTCGCCGCCACCGGCCACGCTGCGCACCGCATCGGCCTTCAGCTGCACTGATTCGACGATGGACACCAGCGGCACGATGTAGCGTTCCTCACCCACCGCAGCGGTCAGGCCATCGATGATCGCCAGCGTCAGCGGCAGGGTGATGGTGAACACACTCCCCTTGCCCTGCGTGCTGCGGATGGTGACGGTGCCGCCGAGATCGGCAACGTTGCGGCGGACCACGTCCATGCCCACGCCGCGACCGGACAGGTCCGTCGTGACCGCGGCGGTGGAGAAGCCCGGCTGGAAGATCAGTTCCGCCACGGCATCGTCGCTCATGCCTTCGGCACTGCTGATGATGCCGCGCTGGATAGCCTTGTTGACGATGGCATCGCGGTTGAGGCCCGCACCATCATCGGATACTTCAACCACCACGTTGCCGCCGCGATGCGAGGCATGCAAGGTGAGCGTGCCGGTATCGCCCTTGCCCGCGGCGCGGCGCTTGTCCGGCGTTTCCAGGCCGTGGTCGATGGCGTTGCGCACCAGGTGCACCATCGGGTCGCCGATTTTTTCCAGCACCGTCTTGTCCAGCTCGGTCTGTTCGCCGACCAGCTCCAGCTTGACCTGCTTGCCCAGCTTCTGGCTGATGTCGCGCACCATGCGCGGGAAGCGGTTGAATACCGAAGCGATGGGCAACATGCGGATGCCCATGACGCTTTCCTGCAGCTCGCGCGTGTGGCGCGCCAGCTGGGCCAGGCCCTGTTCGAGCACGGCCAGCCGCGAAGCGTCGATATCGCCTTCGCGGAAGGTGTCGAGCATGGACTGGGTAATCACCAGCTCGCCCACCAGGTTGATCAGTCCGTCGATCTTGTCGATCGACACGCGCACCGAACTTGATTCGGCGCTGGCTTCACGCTGCGCGCGTGCCGCACCGGCATCGGCCACGGGTGCGGCCGGTGTCGTGGTGGCCACCGGCGCGGCGGCCGGCGTGGGCGCGGCTTCCGCCACGACGTGCCTGGCCTCGATCTCCAGATCGCACTCGCCTTCCACCCAGTCGAACACAGCGGCGATGTCGGCACGCTTGACCGGGCCTTTCAGCTCGATGGTCCAGCCGACATGGCATTCGGTGGGTTCCAGCGCGGCGAAGGCCGGCAGCTGATCCAGCGATGGCGTGACCTGCAGCTCGCCGAGGCCGGCCAGTTCGCGGATCAGGCGCAGCGGCTCGTTGCCGCCGGCAAGCATGCCGGCGTGCGGACGAAAGCGGATGGTCCAGGCATCGGCCTGGTCCACGTTGCGCCGCGCCTGCACCGCCGCCGCGGGCGCGCCGCGCCCCATGGCGGCGGCGAGCTCGTTGCGCAGCCCTTCGGCCACGGCATCGTTGAGCGGCTCACCGGCCTGTGCACGCGCGAACATGCCGCGCAGGCAATCCACCGTGCGCAGCAGCAGTTCGATGATGGCGCCGTCGATGGCTCGCTTGCCGCCACGGACTTCGTCCAGCAGCGACTCCGCCTCGTGGGTGAACGAAGACATCTCCGGAAACCCGAAGGTAGCCGCACCGCCCTTGATGGAGTGCGCGGCGCGGAAGATGGTGTGCACCAGCTCCCCGTCGCCGCCTTCGTCCAGCGCAAGCAGCGACGACTCCATCGTGTCGAGTCCTTCCAGACTCTCCTCGATGAATACCTGTTGGAACTGCGCCAGACCGGCCTTGCTCATGGGGGATCTCTACTCTTGGATTGCTTCGCTGTGACCTACCTTTCCGTCATCCCTGCTAACCCCGGAAAGGGGCACGAGCAGGGATCCAGCGCCTTTGCACGCGACGAAAGACGCTGGATTCCAGCTTCCGCTGGAATGACGAGCCGGATCAGCCGAGCACGCGCTTGACGGTGGCCAACAGCTGCTCGGGATCGAACGGCTTCACCAGCCAGCCGGTTGCGCCGGCGGCCTTGCCTTCCATCTTCTTGTCCGTGTGCGACTCGGTGGTCAGCATCAGGATCGGCACGCCCTTGTAGGCCGGCAGCGTGCGCAGTTCGCGCACCATGCTGATGCCGTCCATCACCGGCATGTTCACGTCCGCCAGCACCAGGTCGAAGCTGCCGCCCTTGGCCGCGTCCAGCGCCAGCTGGCCGTTCTCCGCCTCGCTCACATCGTGGCCGGCGTTGCGCAGGGTGAAGGCCACCATGCCGCGCATCGAAGCCGAATCGTCAACCGCAAGAATCTTTGCCATCTTCCACCTCAGTTTCAGGCCGGCATCGGTGCCGGCAATTCCAGAGCCTGTGCGAGGCCGAGCACGCCGGCCGCGTCACGCATGACTTCGCTAACCCCCAGCCACGCCGGCGACTGGCCACGCGCCGTCGCCTCGCGACGGAACGCCACCAGCAGCTGCAGGGCCGCGGTGTCCACCCGCTCCACGCCGGCGCCGTCCAGCTGGGCGGCGGGCGCGTCGAATGCTTCAATCAGTTCGGCCTTGACGTCGGCCACGCTGCCGAGCCGGAAGTCGGCCGGCAGCGCGATCACGCGCGCCCCACCGTTGCCTTGCTTGGTCGTCTTGCTGCCCATCGCGTTGGTCCTTCGCCCACCCTGAGGGCGTCTACGGGTGGCTTATCGGCCATATCCCTGCCTGCTTTAGCGATTCCAGCCCTCAAAAGGCGCAAGCGGGCGGATGCCGGGGGCACTAAAGTTTTTGCGACAGCCGCCGATGATCAGGGCACGGACGGGCGCGCGCACATCGCTGGGTCCGCAAGGAGCCTCGATTGATCATTCAACCCACCAGCCTCGCAGCCCTTGCCTGGGCCGGCGCCGCGTCTGGCAGTGCCGCCGAGAGCTGGCGCATCGGTACCGTGCTGTCCGCGCGCCCGCTGGGGATCAATCCCGACGGGATGATGGTGCTGCAGATCGGCGCCCTCACCGTGGAAACGGAGGCACCCAGCGGCCAGCAGCTGCCGGCACAGTTCCAGTTGCGCGTGCTCAGCCTGGGCGCGCAGCCCATGCTGGAACTGGTGGCGCCGCAGATGCCCGAGCCCGCCAGTCAGCTGGCGATGCGCGAGCGGCTGCCGCAACAGAATGGCTACGCGCCCCTGCTGGCCACGCTGGACGCGCTGGCCCAGCGCCCCGCGCTGCGCCAGTTGCCCGCGTACATCCGCCCGGCGCTGGCCTTGCTGGAACACGGCGTACGCACGCCCGCCGAGATCACCCGTGGTGAAGGCCTGAGCGAAGCGATCAAGCGCAGCGGCCTGTTCCTCGAATCGCAACTGGCCCAGCCTCACCTGGATATGGCTGGCCTGAGCCAGGAAGACTGGAAGGGAGCGCTGTTGCGCCTGGCCAGTCTGCTCGACGACTACCTGCCCACGCCCACCCGGCGCGGGCCATCTTCAACCGCCACGGAAACGCCACCGCCGCTGCAGCAACGTGGCCTGCAGGCACAGCCTCGCGCTGCCCTGCCGGTGTCCCTGCTGGAAGACGATGTCGATGCCCTGCTCAGCCGCCTGCACGGTGAAGTGCATGCGGCGCTGGCGCGCGTGGAAGTCGCCCAGCTAGAGGCCACGACGGCCTCGGCATGGATGGTGGAGATCCCCCTGCAGGGCGAGGATGGCCGCGACATCCTGCAGATCCAGCTGCAGAACCACGCTGATACCGATGCCGGATCGTCGTGGACGTTCGGCTTCGCCATCGACCTGCCATCGCTGGGGCCCATCCAGGGCGAACTGCAACTGCGCGACCTGCGCCTGGCCGTGCGACTGTGGGCAGAGCGAGCCGATACGGTGCATCGCCTTGAACAACAGTTCGGCGCGCT
The nucleotide sequence above comes from Dyella telluris. Encoded proteins:
- a CDS encoding response regulator, whose amino-acid sequence is MAKILAVDDSASMRGMVAFTLRNAGHDVSEAENGQLALDAAKGGSFDLVLADVNMPVMDGISMVRELRTLPAYKGVPILMLTTESHTDKKMEGKAAGATGWLVKPFDPEQLLATVKRVLG
- a CDS encoding methyl-accepting chemotaxis protein, yielding MTSPLQYIDRMSLAAKVWLVIAFVVAGLATLTFVSALDSRRLQMDARVSALNDEVNTAISLLDSYRARVDAGQLSDGEARKQALAAVSALRWNKGAGYVYAFDSNFVMRMHPIMPKRVGLSVRDEADSQGTFMYRHMMEADQRDGAGVTEYMWPMPGGKQDEHKITYTTWYKPWDLHVASGAYFVDINAQFHHALMVSLLEAGLVGLLVIGVVWRSMRSIRLSIGGEPAFALAMAARIADGDLVAHGDTSFSPDSMLEALERMRTKLVGIVRELQQGSQIVSTAAEQISRGNDDLSHRTQEQASSLEETAASMEEMTSIVRQSADNAGHADQLARSAREQAERGGEVATRTSHAMREIEGASRQITDIVQLIDEIAFQTNLLALNAAVEAARAGEQGRGFAVVAGEVRSLAQRSATAAKEIKALIGDTVGKVQAGSALVDESGQVLAGIVDSVKRVTDIVAEIAAAAQEQSSGIDQVNRAVMQMDEVTQQNAALVEEAAAAARAMQEQADQLERQIRYFRVQAGTVPAKPRVAPQPVVSPLPKVAAAGGWNEF
- a CDS encoding flagellar hook-length control protein FliK, which translates into the protein MIIQPTSLAALAWAGAASGSAAESWRIGTVLSARPLGINPDGMMVLQIGALTVETEAPSGQQLPAQFQLRVLSLGAQPMLELVAPQMPEPASQLAMRERLPQQNGYAPLLATLDALAQRPALRQLPAYIRPALALLEHGVRTPAEITRGEGLSEAIKRSGLFLESQLAQPHLDMAGLSQEDWKGALLRLASLLDDYLPTPTRRGPSSTATETPPPLQQRGLQAQPRAALPVSLLEDDVDALLSRLHGEVHAALARVEVAQLEATTASAWMVEIPLQGEDGRDILQIQLQNHADTDAGSSWTFGFAIDLPSLGPIQGELQLRDLRLAVRLWAERADTVHRLEQQFGALRHALLSSGLILDQLSCQQGLPHSSNPHSAILLRTMA
- a CDS encoding chemotaxis protein CheA; its protein translation is MSKAGLAQFQQVFIEESLEGLDTMESSLLALDEGGDGELVHTIFRAAHSIKGGAATFGFPEMSSFTHEAESLLDEVRGGKRAIDGAIIELLLRTVDCLRGMFARAQAGEPLNDAVAEGLRNELAAAMGRGAPAAAVQARRNVDQADAWTIRFRPHAGMLAGGNEPLRLIRELAGLGELQVTPSLDQLPAFAALEPTECHVGWTIELKGPVKRADIAAVFDWVEGECDLEIEARHVVAEAAPTPAAAPVATTTPAAPVADAGAARAQREASAESSSVRVSIDKIDGLINLVGELVITQSMLDTFREGDIDASRLAVLEQGLAQLARHTRELQESVMGIRMLPIASVFNRFPRMVRDISQKLGKQVKLELVGEQTELDKTVLEKIGDPMVHLVRNAIDHGLETPDKRRAAGKGDTGTLTLHASHRGGNVVVEVSDDGAGLNRDAIVNKAIQRGIISSAEGMSDDAVAELIFQPGFSTAAVTTDLSGRGVGMDVVRRNVADLGGTVTIRSTQGKGSVFTITLPLTLAIIDGLTAAVGEERYIVPLVSIVESVQLKADAVRSVAGGGELFRFRGEYLPVIRLHDAFACDNAIHAIDEGLMVVVEGDGARVGLFVDGLIGQQQAVVKSLEANYRRVQGVSGATILADGSVALIVDIAGLVRMQGRRKAA
- a CDS encoding STAS domain-containing protein codes for the protein MGSKTTKQGNGGARVIALPADFRLGSVADVKAELIEAFDAPAAQLDGAGVERVDTAALQLLVAFRREATARGQSPAWLGVSEVMRDAAGVLGLAQALELPAPMPA